The genomic segment GCCGAAGACGGTGAGACCTATGATCAGGGTGCTTTACAAGATGGGTGTTTTGGCGGTAGAGGGAAGTGCCTTGGTCCGTAAGATTTTCTGGATCGAACCGGTGATGAAGTCTGTTTGCGCGAAGGTGGGTAAGGGGCTTCGCGCGGAGTGTCTGCCGTATATGCGAGGCTCTGGGGATTTGATATTGGGTGAGAATGTGTATCTATCCGGGCGCAGTTGCTTCTATTTTATGGGTGGCATGCCGGTGCCTCCGGAGATCGTCATTGGCAATGGAACTTTCATTGGCAATGGCTGCACCCTTTCGGCTGCCCGCCGCATTTGTATCGGCGAAAAGTGTTTGATTTCGGCTGGCGTTCGCATTCATGACAATGATGGACATCCCCTCGATCCGGGACGGCGACTCAGGAATGAACCTATCCGACAAGATGAGGCGGATGAGGTCATTATTGGTAAAAACGTATGGATTGGCGCCCAGGCCATTATCCTGAAAGGCGTCACGATTGGGGATAATGCGGTTGTGGGGACTGCCGCCGTGGTGACCGCTGATGTGCCGGCCAGTACCATCGTCGCTGGTAATCCTTCAAAAGTGGTTAAGGATTTGGCGTAAAGCTTATAATCATGGTATTAGTCCACTGGCGTCCCATGGGGCCGCTAAGGTTGTAGCGATTTAGGCTGTAGGCTGTTAGGTAAAGCGACAGAAAGTGACAATTTAAATTCCGTAAATGCCTTGGATTGAAAATGAACAGAAATGCATGAATTCTCTAACAGTCTATAGCCTACCGCCTAAAAACCTGCGGCCTATGGGACGCTAATGGTATTAGTCCAAAGATGAAAACGGTCTTTTTCTGCAATTTAATTCCCCTAAAAAAAGGGGCCTTTGAGGCACTTCTGGTGGCTATTGGGGCGGAATTCAAAAAAGCAGGCGATGAGTTTGTGGTCGTTTTCTCTGGCGCGCCTATTCCTTCTGTAGCCGAGGCGCTTCGTGCAACAGGCGTAAGGTGGCACATCCTGAAAGAGTGGGTTGGGGGCGAGGATAGGTTGTTAAGTAAAGGATTGAAGGGCGCTTCATCTTGCCCTTCAGCAACTAAACAACCCAATAATCCAACAACTGCTGCCGGCGAGCGTGTTCGCCCCTGGGGTTTTGTGCTTCCGGCTCTGCGCTTGCTGCGCCAGGAACGCCCGGATGTAGTCGCAGTCCATTTCGGGAACGAACTCCCGGCGCTCGTGACCATTCTCATAGCTCGACTGGTATTGCGCAAGCGGCTTAGATGGATCTGGCATCAGCACCAACAGATTGCGGCGCCAGCTACTTTTTGGCAGCGCCATGTTTCCAGGATTCGGTTGTTATCTTTCCTTGTTGATGGGATTGTGGCCTTATATGAAGGGGGCCGCCAAGTTTTAAAGGCACGGGGCGTTCCTGACGGCAAGATTGTCGTTGTGCCTAATGGAACACAGGAACCCACTCGAACGCGCCCGCCGGAATGGCTTCGGGCATCGTGCGGGCTTCCCTCTAAATCGAAACTAGTGGCGAACATCAGTAGTCTGATTACCCGGAAGCGGGTAGATATAACGATTGAGGCTTTCGCCAAAGTCAGCCCCTTGTCGGGTCATCTTCCTTATCTGTTGTTAGTTGGGACGGGTCCCGAGGAGGATCGGTTACGTGCTTTAATAGCTGAGCGAGGCATCGCGAATCAGGTGATTTTCATGGGGCAGCGTGACGATGTCGGCGATATTATCGCCGAATCTGACGTTGTGTGTTTGTCGTCCTCGGCGGAAGCGTGCCCGTACGTTTTATTGGAAGCCATGTCATTGGGGCGTCCTTGTATTGCCACTAACGCCGGGGCAGTGACAGAGATTGTGGAGGATACTGTGACTGGATATATTGTTCCGCGCGCGAGCGTTGGTGCATTGGCAGACAGGGTGACAGCCCTTTTAGACAATCCAGAATTAGCAGAACAATGCGGTCGAATGGGGCGGAAGAAATGGGAATCTTGCTTCACATTAGACGGCCAAGTGAGTGTTTTATTAGCTCTCTACAGTAGCAACTATTTCGGCCATGATAATCTACGGGGGTAAGATAAAATGAACAAAATTACTGGAGCTGTTGTCGAACAGATACGATGTTGCCCTGCCTGTGGTGAGGATGCATTTGTGGATTTGCCTGTGCCTCTCAACCGGATTGGAGAGGTATTTTTCCGTGCTCATGGGGTTGAGTGCAGCTTAAAGCGGTGCCGGACCTGTGGCCTTGCATTTGTGAATCCTCGCCCGGCTGCTAGCGTTCTGGCGGAGTTCTATGATCAACCCGGCTATGCGGCGCATCCCGAAGCCGACGATGCATTCAGGTGGGCGGTCGTAAATGCGCGGATTGCGAAGTTGCCGCAGCCTGTAATGGGTGGCCGGGCCCTGGATGTGGGCTGCGGTAATGGACTGATGCTTGAGGCCTGCCGTCGGGTGGGATGGACTTGTGTGGGAATGGATCCTTCGGTGCATGGACGGGCGGTCACGGCCGGTCGTGGTTTTCCTGTTTATGAAAGCCTCCAGCATGTTGTCCTGCATGAAGCTCCATTTGATATGATTACACTATATCATGTGTTGGAGCACGTCGCTGATCTGGATGAATTCTTTCTGGTAGTCAGACCTCTCCTGAAGCGTGGAGGCCGATTGGTTATTGAGGTTCCGAACATCAAATCCTTCAGGGTGAGGGCCTTTTCATTTTTACCACCAGCAATGCGTCGGGATGATGACCCTTACAGGGCTTTCCCCATCCATCTTTATGGGTTTTCATGTCCGAGTATCAAAGCATTGTTGCAACAACATCAATTCCGCCTCATTCAAAAGACCACTTCCGGACTTGGCATTGAATGGTCCCGTAGATCTACTTTTAGTCGAACAGATAAGCGTGAGGTGAATTCGGATCAGATAGAGATGCCACTAGTGAAATCGAACTGGAGGAGGCCTGCTCGTTTCATTTGGAGTATCATGGAGAGATTTGGTTGGGGCGAGAATTTAACCGTTACAGCGGAGGTAATTCCTAAATGAAATTTTCTTCTGAGGGAGCCTCCCGGCGGGCTCCTTTGCTGATGGGGATTTTTTTGCTGGCCCTTCTGGTCAACGCGGCATTGGGTCTCAAGTTCGGTTTAAATAAGCCCATGGTTAGCGACGCCCAGTTATATCTTCAGATTGCGCAAAGTGTCGCAGACGGCGATGGTTATCGCCTTCGGGAGGGATTTTGGCCAGACGCTCCCACCATGAGTCGTGCGCCTGGTTGGCCGTTCCTTGTTTCGGTGGCTTTGCAAGTCATGCGGGGGATCGCGCCGGATCTTTTGATGCGATGCCTAAATTTGTTGTTAAACAGCTTGGTGGCTGTCTTGGTGGCGATGCTTGCAATGAGGGTTATCGGTTATGGGTTATCGGTTATTGGGGTGAAGCCGCAGGCTTTTTCTCTAGCCAATAACGGTGGTCCGACAACACCGACGTGGTTTAACGCCTGTGGGCTGGTCGCCGCGCTTCTTTATATTTTTTACCCTGTTGCCCTTTACGAGGCATATGAAGGCATGTCCGAAATCCTGTTTCTGGCGTTGGCATTAAGCGGAACCATTTTGCTGTTGGGGCAGTGGGATAGGCGGTTAATAAGTGATAGATTGAAGGCATCGCCATCTCTCCCCTCGGCCGCTACGCACGTCTATACAACTCATGCCAGTCAGTCCAACAACTCAGTCGCTTTAATGTGGTCTGATGTATGTGGGCTAATGTCTTTATTTTCGGGATTTCTCCTGCTCGGCCTTTCCTGTTTAGTCCGCCCCAGTTTCATTCTTTGGATTGGGTTTGTGGGGGTGATTGTTATTGGGTATTGGTTATGGGTTATTGGGCGGAAAATGAAAAACTTCATTCTGTCCTGGCCCGTGGTTTGCAGTCTATTGTCTGGAGTCTTTTGTGTGGTCTTGTTTCTCGCTCCCTCCTTCCTCTGGGCGGTCCGGAACTATCATGTTTGCAAACATTTCCCGGTTCTTTCCACCCTTCGAGGGCAGACCTTTTATGGGGGTAACAATCCTGTTGTGGCGGGGACCCGTGAATACTGGGGCTATTGGGTATTCCCAAATAACATTCCGGGAGAGAAAACCATGTATGAACTCTCCAGGACTAAATCCGAATATGAGGTGGATGCGTATTACTTTGAGAAGGGTAAAACGTTTGTGAAGGAACACTGGCGGAACATGCCGTTGCTTTTGCTTGGCAAAATAGTCCGGGCTTATGTGCCAGTGCCTTGGAAGTTTTCATGGGCGGCCATGATGGTGGCGGTATTCAGGTGCGGCCTATATATTCTGGCGGGTCTGGGATTGTGGTTTTTATGGGGAAAACTGGACGTTTATTTCAAGATCATTCTTACGGCAATCATCGCAACTAACCTTGCCCTCGTTCTCACGTTTTACGGGTACAATCGCTTTGCGTTTGAAGTTGACCCCTTCCTGATCCCTTTTGCAGGGGCATCCTTGTGTCTTCTCGTCAGAAAAGACACATAGGCTCAGCTATCGGCCAAGTTGAGGCGCTTCTGGCAAGAATTACTTGGCCAAATGTCTTGTTAAGAATTTTGCATTTCTTTAACAATCCTGACATAAGTCTATGCTAGTATGATGCTTGTGAGAAAAGGAAGTCCGGGGTATGAATGGTAAAGTTATGGAAATTGAGTTGTGCTTGGGATTGCCCGTTGTTTGAAACCATGTCGCGAGAGATTCATATGAAAATATTACGCAGTCATATTATAGTATTTCTGGCTGTTTTTGCCGCCTTATCTGTTCAGGCGGTGCTGACCAATTCCTGGTTATTCTCTGTGCCCGCTCAATATGTGGTTTCTGACCCCAGCAAGATTGAGGTGGCTAATGGTGTGGCTAACCTGAAGTTCCTGAGTGCCAGTGATTTTGCTGCGGACATGGGGCAGTATCTGAGCAATTCGGCAAGTGTGGTCAATCTGGGGGTGGGGCCGGATGTCAGCATCAACCTGCAATTGACCGGGGGGCTTTATCGGGCAAGTAGTCAGTTTTCATCGCGAGTTTTTGACGGTGGTTCTGGAAATCAGTGGCTTCGGATGTTGGCTCGCACTGTCAATAGAAACCTCAATGTCGAAAATAGTGCGGGAGGTCTTTCCCTGTCGTATCCCGGGTTGATCGGCCTTTACCGGATGGACGGGGATTGGTCCGATGGGATGGGCAACTTCGGAACGCCCGTCAACAATCCCGTTTTCACAACAAAAGCAAAAATCGGTACAGCAGCAGGTTTGTTTAACGGAAGCAACTATCTGCAGTCCTACAGCACCAATCTTTTAAATGGGGCATCTGCGATTACCATGGGCTTCTGGTCTTATTTAAATCAAGGGACCCCCTATGGGGGTTATCTTGGGTTTAGGCCATCCAATAATCAGTTGGTGAATCTATACCAAGGTGGTGGCGGACGAGACTTGCAATGTAATTTCGCAAATGTGTTTATGGGGAGCATTTCTGAGCAGTACACAGGTACTGGCACCTGGCATTTTGTCGTGATGACTTGGAGCTATTCCTCGAGATTGGTGAAAATCTATGTTGATGCGGTCAAGCGATTAGAAGCCACCGCTCCGAATGTGGCTACTGTTTATCAGGATGTTCCGATTTCATTTGCAAAGAATGACGCTAATCTAGCGAATTTGATTTTAGATGATGTCTTTTTTTTCCGCCGTGCATTAAGCGATCAGGAAATCTTGTACATCTATTCTTTGCCATCTGCTGTTAAATATCAGGTGCGTACGGGCAACACCTTGCCGTTGTCGGGTGGATTTGTGGGGCCGCTTGGAACGACGGATGATTACTTCCCGACAGACAATGGGCCGCTTTCCACAATTGGCTCCCTGGATATAACCCATAGATATATTCAGTACCGGGCATATATGTCGGCTGACACCACGCGATCGGCGACCCCTTGGGTTAGTGCAGCGGGATTTGAGGGTTCATCAGGGTTGTATGTCGATGATGTCTTGGGGGACTTTTCCCGCGGGGACATGTCCGCTCTTGCTACTATCCCCGCATCCAAGGGCTCACCTTTTGTTGGTCTTGCAGACAATGCCAACGGTGGAGTTGTGACCAATGGGATATTTACTTCCCGTATTCTGGATGGGGGAGTGGGTGCTGTGTGGGGGCAATTATCGTGGCAAAAAGGGCTGGAACTCACCAATGCAATCACTGGGCTGGAGGGGTTGTACCACATGGAGGGATTGCTACTCGATGCGTCAGGGAAAGGGCGGGCGGGTACAGGAAACAATGTCACATTCACGGATTTTGCAAAACTTGGGCGACAATCTGCTGTTTTCAATGGAATCAACTCCGCAATAACTCTGCCGCAAATGCCTTCTATCAATACGGTTGAGTTATGGGTGAAAAATGATTACCCCGCTGATGGATTGCTTG from the bacterium genome contains:
- a CDS encoding acyltransferase, translated to MKKLIKQLLGTGVLVPKTVRPMIRVLYKMGVLAVEGSALVRKIFWIEPVMKSVCAKVGKGLRAECLPYMRGSGDLILGENVYLSGRSCFYFMGGMPVPPEIVIGNGTFIGNGCTLSAARRICIGEKCLISAGVRIHDNDGHPLDPGRRLRNEPIRQDEADEVIIGKNVWIGAQAIILKGVTIGDNAVVGTAAVVTADVPASTIVAGNPSKVVKDLA
- a CDS encoding glycosyltransferase family 4 protein; protein product: MKTVFFCNLIPLKKGAFEALLVAIGAEFKKAGDEFVVVFSGAPIPSVAEALRATGVRWHILKEWVGGEDRLLSKGLKGASSCPSATKQPNNPTTAAGERVRPWGFVLPALRLLRQERPDVVAVHFGNELPALVTILIARLVLRKRLRWIWHQHQQIAAPATFWQRHVSRIRLLSFLVDGIVALYEGGRQVLKARGVPDGKIVVVPNGTQEPTRTRPPEWLRASCGLPSKSKLVANISSLITRKRVDITIEAFAKVSPLSGHLPYLLLVGTGPEEDRLRALIAERGIANQVIFMGQRDDVGDIIAESDVVCLSSSAEACPYVLLEAMSLGRPCIATNAGAVTEIVEDTVTGYIVPRASVGALADRVTALLDNPELAEQCGRMGRKKWESCFTLDGQVSVLLALYSSNYFGHDNLRG
- a CDS encoding class I SAM-dependent methyltransferase, whose translation is MNKITGAVVEQIRCCPACGEDAFVDLPVPLNRIGEVFFRAHGVECSLKRCRTCGLAFVNPRPAASVLAEFYDQPGYAAHPEADDAFRWAVVNARIAKLPQPVMGGRALDVGCGNGLMLEACRRVGWTCVGMDPSVHGRAVTAGRGFPVYESLQHVVLHEAPFDMITLYHVLEHVADLDEFFLVVRPLLKRGGRLVIEVPNIKSFRVRAFSFLPPAMRRDDDPYRAFPIHLYGFSCPSIKALLQQHQFRLIQKTTSGLGIEWSRRSTFSRTDKREVNSDQIEMPLVKSNWRRPARFIWSIMERFGWGENLTVTAEVIPK